A stretch of the Chelonoidis abingdonii isolate Lonesome George chromosome 11, CheloAbing_2.0, whole genome shotgun sequence genome encodes the following:
- the LOC116838227 gene encoding protein BTG3-like codes for MREEVDTGAQFLSRLVNRHSRLDKGRMEQFGERLAAILQERYSRHWYPENPAKGQAYRCIRINRQQRVDESLLRACAGCGLEYSELALPRELSLWIDPGEVCCRLGENSQYFTVSPSEGGSSKGTPEPETSDYHSESPSESSSEDEGSARPSPAPAPAPAQTPSRPALREPSKQAAELFYVPAPMWVPCTTQRLVSYIPTYQPFTFYYVSVGAKPSPVKKSNPDRLRRLTHRAARA; via the exons ATGAGAGAGGAGGTGGACACGGGCGCCCAGTTCCTGTCACGCCTGGTGAACCGGCACAGCCGGCTGGATAAGGGGCGCATGGAGCAGTTTGGGGAGCGCCTGGCCGCCATCCTTCAAGAGAGGTACAGTCGGCACTGGTACCCCGAGAACCCCGCCAAGGGGCAGGCCTACAG GTGTATCCGCATCAACCGGCAGCAGCGGGTGGATGAGTCGCTGCTCCGGGCCTGTGCGGGCTGCGGGCTGGAGTACTCGGAGCTGGCGCTGCCACGGGAGCTCTCGCTCTGGATCGACCCGGGGGAGGTCTGCTGCAG ACTCGGGGAGAACAGCCAGTACTTCACAGTGAGCCCCTCGGAAGGGGGCAGCAGCAAGGGGACCCCGGAGCCTGAGACGTCGGACTATCACTCAGAGTCACCATCGGAGAGCTCCTCGGAGGACGAGGGATCAGCCCGGCCCTCCCCGGCACCGGCACCggcccctgcccaaaccccaagCAGACCCGCCCTGCGGGAGCCCAGCAAACAG GCCGCTGAGTTGTTCTACGTCCCGGCCCCCATGTGGGTCCCCTGCACCACCCAGCGCCTGGTCAGCTACATCCCCACCTACCAACCCTTCACCTTCTACTACGTCAGCGTCGGAGCAAAGCCCTCGCCGGTGAAGAAATCCAACCCCGACCGGCTGCGGCGCCTCACCCACCGGGCTGCAAGGGcttag